Proteins co-encoded in one Bacteroidales bacterium genomic window:
- a CDS encoding M15 family metallopeptidase, with the protein MLNHLKYLTYIFFLIFFSCNNQDTSNKINDNDSLKKVVVKEKPISKIEEKMRSMGLVDIHSIDTSIVVEIKYSTLDNFMKRDVYGDFDKAYLQKEVAESLVKAQKYLNDLKKDYRLIIYDAARPLNVQQFMWDSSGVSNSQKINYLSNPAMGSIHNYGCAVDIGILDDNGKVLDMGTPFDCMDITSGTADEAALLKQGKLTQQQIENRKLLRKVMCHAGFFNVESEWWHFNFCSIQVAKSKYKIIE; encoded by the coding sequence ATGCTCAACCATTTAAAATACCTCACATATATTTTTTTCTTAATATTTTTTTCTTGCAATAATCAGGATACTTCGAATAAAATTAATGATAATGATTCGCTGAAAAAAGTTGTAGTTAAAGAAAAACCAATAAGTAAGATTGAAGAAAAAATGCGCAGTATGGGTTTGGTTGATATTCACAGCATAGATACAAGTATTGTTGTTGAAATAAAATACTCAACACTTGACAACTTTATGAAACGCGATGTTTACGGCGATTTTGATAAAGCCTATTTGCAAAAAGAAGTTGCCGAAAGTTTGGTAAAAGCACAGAAATATTTAAATGATTTAAAAAAAGATTATCGGTTAATTATTTATGATGCTGCCCGTCCGCTTAATGTGCAGCAATTCATGTGGGATTCTTCCGGTGTTTCTAATTCGCAAAAAATAAATTATTTGTCGAATCCTGCAATGGGCTCTATACATAATTATGGTTGTGCTGTTGATATTGGTATTCTTGATGATAATGGCAAAGTACTTGATATGGGAACCCCGTTTGATTGTATGGATATTACATCCGGTACTGCTGATGAAGCAGCGTTATTAAAACAAGGAAAACTTACTCAGCAACAAATTGAAAACAGAAAATTATTGCGCAAGGTAATGTGCCATGCAGGCTTTTTTAATGTGGAAAGCGAGTGGTGGCATTTTAATTTTTGTTCGATACAGGTTGCGAAGAGTAAGTATAAGATTATTGAGTAA